The nucleotide window TGTGCACCTTTTACCGAATACCGCAGGTTGCCACTCGGTTAAAGATGCCGTCAATATGGCAAAAATGAGTAGAGAAATCTTCCAAACCGACTGGGTGAAGTTGGAATTGGTGGGGGATGATTACAATTTACAGCCCGACCCGATTGACTTGGTCAAAGCGGCTGAAATTCTATTAAATGATGGATTCAAGGTGTTGCCATACTGTACCGATGACTTAGTGATCGCACGCCATCTAGTGGAATTAGGGTGCGAAGTATTAATGCCTTGGGGATCACCGATTGGTACAGGAAAAGGACTGTTAAACCCTTACGCCTTACAAGCGATTCGAGATCGTTTTCCTGATATTACTTTGATAGTGGATTCTGGGATTGGTGTGCCTTCTCATGCGGTACAGGCTATGGAGATGGGCTATGATGCCATTCTACTCAATACGGCAATTGCACATGCCAATCAACCTGAACGAATGGCAATCGCTTTCAAAAAAGCAATTGAAGCGGGGCGTGGAGCTTATTTAGCAGGGCCGATGGCGGAACAGAAATCGGCCAACCCCAGCACACCAACGATTGATTCACCATTTTGGCACCATTCAGCATAGTTTGATCGCCGTTGATGTCGACAATGTAATGTATAAAAAAT belongs to Thiomicrorhabdus immobilis and includes:
- a CDS encoding thiazole synthase; translated protein: MQDSFSIYGTKLNSRLFVGSALYPSPQIMQDAIKASGAQVVTLSISRQNPQQQGGQNFWSIIQSLGVHLLPNTAGCHSVKDAVNMAKMSREIFQTDWVKLELVGDDYNLQPDPIDLVKAAEILLNDGFKVLPYCTDDLVIARHLVELGCEVLMPWGSPIGTGKGLLNPYALQAIRDRFPDITLIVDSGIGVPSHAVQAMEMGYDAILLNTAIAHANQPERMAIAFKKAIEAGRGAYLAGPMAEQKSANPSTPTIDSPFWHHSA